From one Deinococcus aetherius genomic stretch:
- a CDS encoding ScyD/ScyE family protein, which produces MGLTATRRSAALLATAFLLAGCTREVVVAPAHGSVVASGLNGPQGVYVDGQDNVWVADSGTGGTQVIGSIPGESGPVSITLGDTARVVRVSAGGEQTVVTTLPSLGTPFGAVGASRLTTLGGEVYVTNGQWTAFPGGGTRPAKLAAVLKISGNAATEVADTYAWEAANNPDGVPAEQGGIDSHPYGLTALNGRLYITDAAANTLLRLDPATKTLATVTVFQALRVTPPGATEPIEAQAVPTGVAAGADGALYVALFPGGPELPGSARIIRVDPVTGAQTDYATGLSGLTDLRAGPDGNLYAVSFAPTGPGSGSVIRVKANNVKETVLGGLNFPTSIAFNARGDAFVAVNGVGEPGTGRVLRYDFLTRYGAQ; this is translated from the coding sequence ATGGGCTTAACAGCAACACGCCGCTCCGCCGCCCTGCTCGCCACCGCCTTCCTGCTCGCGGGTTGCACCCGGGAGGTCGTGGTGGCCCCCGCCCACGGCAGCGTCGTCGCCAGCGGTCTCAACGGGCCGCAGGGAGTGTACGTGGACGGGCAGGACAACGTCTGGGTCGCCGACAGCGGGACGGGGGGCACGCAGGTGATCGGGTCGATTCCCGGCGAAAGCGGGCCCGTCTCGATCACCCTCGGGGACACGGCGCGGGTGGTGCGGGTGAGCGCGGGGGGCGAGCAGACGGTCGTCACGACCCTGCCGTCGCTGGGCACGCCCTTCGGGGCGGTGGGGGCCTCGCGGCTGACCACGCTGGGGGGCGAGGTGTACGTCACTAACGGCCAGTGGACTGCCTTCCCCGGCGGGGGAACCCGGCCCGCCAAGCTCGCCGCCGTGCTGAAGATCAGCGGGAACGCGGCCACCGAGGTCGCCGACACCTACGCCTGGGAGGCCGCCAACAACCCCGACGGCGTGCCCGCCGAACAGGGCGGCATCGACTCCCACCCCTACGGCCTCACCGCGCTGAACGGCAGGCTCTATATCACCGACGCGGCGGCCAACACCCTGCTGCGGCTCGACCCGGCGACGAAGACGCTCGCCACCGTCACCGTCTTCCAGGCGCTGCGGGTCACGCCTCCGGGCGCCACCGAGCCCATCGAGGCCCAGGCGGTCCCCACGGGCGTCGCCGCCGGGGCCGACGGGGCGCTGTACGTGGCCCTGTTCCCCGGCGGGCCGGAACTCCCGGGGTCGGCCAGGATCATCCGGGTGGACCCGGTCACGGGCGCGCAGACCGACTACGCCACGGGCCTGAGCGGGCTCACCGACCTCCGCGCCGGGCCGGACGGCAACCTCTACGCGGTGTCCTTCGCCCCCACCGGGCCCGGGAGCGGCTCGGTGATCCGGGTCAAGGCCAACAACGTCAAGGAGACGGTGCTCGGCGGGCTGAACTTCCCCACCTCCATCGCCTTCAACGCGCGTGGGGACGCCTTCGTCGCGGTGAACGGGGTCGGGGAGCCGGGCACGGGCCGGGTGCTGCGCTACGACTTCCTGACCCGGTACGGGGCGCAGTAG
- a CDS encoding VOC family protein gives MRFERLTLHTPDPKGQRAFYAGVLGFPLEDDATGLSLRAGSTLLRFVPGEAGGPYHFALNVPEDRFPGARAWLEERVALLPDDTGQTVFHSENWNADMVYFRDAGGNILELIARHTLPALPGSGFDVTDLLGVSELGVSVSDVPGTVRDLQGRFGLRTYGESSPTFTPLGDEEGLLIVVPVGRGWFPVGEPARRLPFHLRAHGERGVFDLEAP, from the coding sequence ATGAGGTTCGAGCGGTTGACCCTGCACACCCCCGACCCCAAGGGGCAACGGGCCTTTTACGCGGGCGTGCTGGGGTTTCCCTTGGAGGACGACGCCACCGGGCTCTCCCTGCGCGCCGGCTCCACCCTCCTGCGCTTCGTCCCCGGGGAGGCGGGCGGGCCGTACCACTTCGCCCTCAACGTGCCCGAAGACCGCTTCCCCGGGGCGAGGGCCTGGCTGGAGGAACGGGTGGCGCTGCTGCCCGACGATACGGGACAAACAGTCTTCCACTCGGAGAACTGGAACGCGGACATGGTCTACTTCCGGGACGCGGGCGGCAACATTCTGGAACTGATCGCGCGGCACACCCTTCCCGCCCTCCCCGGGAGCGGCTTCGACGTGACGGACCTTCTCGGCGTGAGCGAGCTGGGGGTGTCCGTTTCCGATGTGCCGGGCACCGTGCGCGACCTGCAAGGCCGCTTCGGGCTCCGGACCTACGGGGAGTCTTCCCCCACCTTCACCCCCCTGGGCGATGAGGAGGGGCTGCTCATCGTGGTTCCGGTCGGACGCGGCTGGTTCCCGGTGGGAGAGCCTGCCCGCCGTCTCCCCTTTCACCTCCGCGCCCACGGCGAGCGCGGCGTCTTCGACCTGGAGGCACCATGA
- the hpaE gene encoding 5-carboxymethyl-2-hydroxymuconate semialdehyde dehydrogenase codes for MTQTQSPPQAHDNHEQARQLRERTHARGIRHFIGGAWVDSLSGETFETHTPTDNSVIASVASGDAGDIDRAARAAFDAFQTWREVGGAERRRVLHRVADLIEARAQEIALLESLDTGQAIRFMKSAAARGAENFRFFADRAPSASDGQSLPAPGFLNYTLRQPIGPVGVITPWNTPFMLSTWKIAPALAAGCTVVHKPAEWSPVTATLLAEIMDEAGLPGGVHNLVHGFGETAGRALTEHPLIKAVAFVGETTTGSHIMRQGADTLKRVHFELGGKNPVVVFEDADLEKALDAVVFMIYSLNGERCTSSSRVLIQEGIYDEFTARIAERARNIRVGDPLDPATEIGPLVHPRHFEKVMGYFDRAREEGATIAAGGGRVGGEGNYVSPTLFTEARNDMRISQEEIFGPVLTAIPFTDEADALALANDVQYGLAGYLWTNDLTRAHRFSHGLEAGMIWVNSENVRHLPTPFGGVKNSGIGRDGGDYSFDFYMETKNIAISLGTHKTARLGVGQAPVVSKEVAEG; via the coding sequence ATGACTCAGACACAATCCCCACCCCAGGCCCACGACAACCACGAGCAGGCCCGTCAACTTCGTGAACGCACCCACGCGCGGGGCATCCGGCACTTCATCGGCGGGGCGTGGGTAGACTCGCTGAGCGGCGAGACCTTCGAGACGCACACGCCCACCGACAATTCCGTGATCGCCAGCGTGGCGAGCGGCGACGCCGGGGACATCGACCGGGCCGCCAGAGCCGCTTTCGACGCCTTCCAGACCTGGCGCGAGGTGGGCGGGGCCGAACGCCGCAGAGTCCTCCACCGCGTCGCCGACCTGATCGAGGCCCGCGCCCAGGAGATCGCCCTGCTCGAAAGTCTCGACACCGGGCAGGCCATCCGCTTCATGAAGTCGGCGGCGGCGCGCGGGGCCGAGAACTTCCGCTTCTTCGCCGACCGGGCGCCCTCCGCCTCGGACGGGCAGAGCCTCCCCGCCCCCGGCTTCCTCAACTACACCCTGCGCCAGCCCATCGGCCCGGTCGGCGTGATCACGCCCTGGAACACGCCCTTCATGCTCTCGACGTGGAAGATCGCCCCGGCCCTCGCGGCGGGCTGCACGGTCGTCCACAAGCCCGCCGAGTGGAGCCCGGTCACGGCGACCCTGCTGGCCGAGATCATGGACGAGGCGGGGCTGCCGGGAGGAGTCCACAACCTCGTCCACGGGTTCGGGGAGACGGCGGGCAGGGCGCTGACCGAGCATCCCCTGATCAAGGCGGTCGCCTTCGTGGGCGAGACGACGACCGGGAGCCACATCATGCGACAGGGGGCAGACACCCTCAAACGCGTCCACTTCGAGCTGGGCGGCAAGAACCCGGTCGTGGTGTTCGAGGACGCGGATCTGGAAAAGGCCCTCGACGCCGTCGTCTTCATGATCTACAGCCTGAACGGCGAACGCTGTACGAGTTCCAGCCGCGTGCTGATTCAGGAAGGCATCTACGACGAGTTCACGGCCCGCATCGCCGAACGCGCGAGGAACATCCGGGTGGGCGACCCGCTCGACCCGGCGACCGAGATCGGGCCGCTGGTCCACCCCCGGCATTTCGAGAAAGTCATGGGGTACTTCGACCGGGCGCGGGAGGAGGGCGCGACCATCGCGGCGGGCGGTGGGCGTGTGGGCGGGGAAGGCAACTACGTCTCCCCTACCCTCTTCACCGAGGCGCGCAACGACATGCGAATCAGTCAGGAGGAAATCTTCGGCCCGGTCCTGACCGCCATCCCCTTCACCGACGAGGCGGACGCCCTGGCCCTCGCCAACGACGTGCAATACGGGCTGGCCGGATACCTGTGGACGAACGACCTCACCCGCGCCCACCGCTTCTCGCATGGGCTGGAGGCCGGGATGATCTGGGTGAACTCCGAGAACGTCCGGCACCTGCCGACGCCCTTCGGTGGGGTGAAGAACAGCGGCATCGGGCGCGACGGCGGCGACTACTCCTTCGACTTCTACATGGAGACGAAGAATATCGCCATCTCACTGGGGACGCACAAGACGGCGAGGCTGGGGGTGGGGCAGGCGCCTGTGGTAAGCAAGGAGGTGGCGGAGGGGTGA
- a CDS encoding c-type cytochrome has translation MRRLLPLLLLAPLLTACLPQRRDAPLVGELTGLSPQEARGRVVYMANCQQCHPGGAEGLGPALNNKPLPHLAIRAQVRAGLGAMPAFDASEISDADLEALADYVVRLREHGFGGR, from the coding sequence GTGAGACGGCTCCTTCCCCTCCTCCTGCTCGCCCCCCTGCTGACCGCCTGCCTCCCCCAGCGGCGGGACGCGCCCCTCGTCGGGGAACTCACCGGGCTCAGCCCCCAGGAGGCGCGCGGGCGGGTCGTGTACATGGCGAACTGCCAGCAGTGCCACCCCGGCGGCGCCGAGGGGCTGGGCCCGGCCCTCAACAACAAGCCCCTGCCCCACCTCGCCATCCGCGCCCAGGTGCGCGCCGGGCTGGGCGCCATGCCCGCCTTCGACGCCTCCGAGATCAGCGACGCGGACTTGGAGGCGCTCGCGGACTACGTGGTGCGGCTGCGCGAGCACGGCTTCGGCGGGCGGTAG
- a CDS encoding fumarylacetoacetate hydrolase family protein translates to MKLARFTAGGRPLTGHLQDGRLIDPAGVAHDPDRVQFRLPVEPPKVLALALNYNDHAGELGLTQPQEPALFWKPNTTLLPHRGTVIYPRGAQFMHYEVELAVVIGRDARRVKAADALDYVGGYTVANDLVVRDYVTNTFRPPLRGKGWDTFGPLGPYYVTADEVADPHNLTLTAHVNGELRQRGSTHDMIFSIPELIEHISRFMTLQKDDVILTGTPKGISHVRPGDVMRLEVEGLGVLENDIQEEDEGAEPIRGKESREGEWDGR, encoded by the coding sequence TTGAAACTCGCCCGCTTCACGGCCGGGGGTCGCCCCCTGACCGGCCACCTGCAAGACGGCAGGTTGATCGACCCCGCCGGAGTCGCCCACGACCCGGACCGGGTGCAGTTCCGCCTCCCCGTCGAGCCGCCCAAGGTCCTTGCCCTGGCGCTGAACTACAACGACCATGCGGGCGAACTGGGCCTGACCCAGCCGCAGGAACCCGCCCTCTTCTGGAAGCCGAACACCACCCTGCTGCCGCACCGGGGCACGGTGATCTACCCGCGCGGCGCCCAGTTCATGCACTACGAGGTCGAACTCGCGGTGGTCATCGGCCGGGACGCCCGGCGGGTGAAGGCGGCGGACGCGCTGGACTACGTCGGCGGCTACACGGTCGCCAACGACCTCGTGGTGCGCGACTACGTGACGAACACCTTCCGCCCCCCCCTGCGCGGCAAGGGCTGGGACACCTTCGGGCCGCTGGGCCCCTACTACGTCACCGCCGACGAGGTCGCGGACCCGCATAACCTGACCCTCACCGCCCACGTGAACGGCGAGCTGCGGCAACGGGGGTCCACGCACGACATGATCTTCTCCATCCCCGAGCTGATCGAGCACATCAGCCGCTTCATGACGTTGCAAAAGGACGACGTGATCCTGACGGGCACGCCGAAGGGTATCTCCCACGTCCGCCCCGGCGACGTGATGCGGCTGGAGGTGGAGGGCCTGGGCGTGCTGGAAAACGACATTCAGGAGGAGGACGAGGGCGCCGAGCCGATCCGGGGCAAGGAGAGCAGGGAAGGGGAATGGGACGGGCGGTGA
- a CDS encoding ABC transporter substrate-binding protein, which yields MMRPARLIVTALLALSSLALADVRVGVVVSSTGPAASLGIPEKNTVALLPQTIGGQRIVYTVLDDASDTTAAVTATRKLIQDNKVDLIIGTTTTPASLAMIDVAAEAKVPMISLAASESIIKPVDARRGWVFKTPQTDALMAAAVAAHMQQNGVKTVGYIGFNDAYGEGWLNELQKNAAARGLRVVAVERYGRSDTSVTGQILKVLAARPDAVLIGASGVPAVLPQKTLKDRGYAGKIYQTHGVANADFLRVGGRDVEGAILPAGPVLVASQLPDANPSKKVGLAYTSLYEGRYGQNSVSTFGAHMWDAGLLIQKAIPVALKRAKPGTPEFRAALRDALEGTRNVIGAHGIFNLGPQDHLGLDARSRVMVQVVNGDWKLIR from the coding sequence ATGATGCGACCCGCCCGCCTGATCGTGACCGCCCTGCTCGCCCTCTCCTCGCTCGCGCTGGCCGACGTCCGGGTGGGGGTGGTGGTGTCCTCGACGGGTCCGGCGGCGAGCCTGGGTATCCCCGAGAAGAACACGGTCGCGCTGCTGCCCCAGACCATAGGCGGGCAGCGGATCGTGTACACGGTCCTCGACGACGCCTCCGACACGACCGCCGCCGTGACGGCCACCCGCAAGCTGATCCAGGACAACAAGGTCGACCTCATCATCGGGACGACGACCACGCCCGCCTCGCTCGCCATGATCGACGTGGCCGCCGAGGCGAAGGTGCCCATGATCAGCCTCGCCGCCTCCGAGTCGATCATCAAGCCCGTGGACGCCCGGAGGGGCTGGGTGTTCAAGACCCCGCAGACGGACGCCCTGATGGCCGCCGCCGTGGCCGCGCACATGCAGCAAAACGGGGTGAAGACCGTCGGCTACATCGGCTTCAACGACGCCTACGGGGAGGGCTGGCTGAACGAGCTTCAGAAGAACGCGGCGGCGCGCGGCCTGCGGGTGGTCGCCGTGGAGCGGTACGGGAGAAGTGATACCAGCGTCACCGGGCAGATTCTCAAGGTGCTCGCCGCCCGGCCCGACGCGGTGCTGATCGGCGCGTCCGGGGTGCCCGCCGTGCTGCCGCAGAAGACCCTCAAGGACCGGGGGTACGCGGGCAAGATCTACCAGACCCACGGGGTCGCCAACGCCGACTTCCTGCGGGTGGGGGGCCGGGACGTGGAAGGGGCGATCCTGCCCGCCGGGCCAGTGCTCGTCGCCTCCCAGCTTCCCGACGCCAACCCCAGCAAGAAGGTCGGGCTCGCCTACACCAGCCTGTACGAGGGCCGCTACGGCCAGAACAGCGTCAGCACCTTCGGGGCGCACATGTGGGACGCGGGCCTGCTGATCCAGAAGGCCATCCCGGTCGCCCTGAAGCGGGCCAAACCCGGCACCCCCGAGTTCCGCGCCGCCCTGCGCGACGCGCTGGAGGGCACCCGCAACGTGATCGGCGCCCACGGCATCTTCAACCTGGGGCCCCAGGACCACCTCGGCCTCGACGCCCGCAGCCGCGTGATGGTGCAGGTCGTGAACGGCGACTGGAAGCTGATCCGGTAG
- a CDS encoding FAD-binding oxidoreductase, with protein sequence MTTLSSSWLNALRAALGDRVSAQPGHLGAHARDEGTPLTRTPGAVVFARSEADVLGTLAVAREHGVPVTPWGAGTSLEGAALPVPGAISLDLTGLDAVGEVDPVGWTVTVGPGMRRLNLNRRLRPHGLFFPVDPGADASLGGMAATNASGTTTVRYGGMREHVAALRVALVDGRVLTLGSAARKSSSGYALKGLFIGSEGTLGVITSLTLRLHPLPPATASAQLAFPDVEAAVGASLTLRGLGVLPERLEFVDAATVRAVNRHRDRRDPEEPTLWVEVAGRDRGDVDAQLALVAEAAGLHGGQVVGEARTPEAAGALWAARHGVYDALRAAWPGHATRIGDVCVPLPALAGTAALALRLLGERGLTAPLVGHIGDGNLHLLMHAPPDDAGAWARIDHVLHALAAHAVAVGGTCTGEHGVGLRKRAYLRAEHGDALDVMRDVKALLDPRGLLNPGKVVGDPGWDPVPSS encoded by the coding sequence GTGACGACCCTGAGTTCAAGCTGGCTCAACGCGCTGCGCGCTGCGTTGGGCGACCGGGTGAGTGCCCAGCCCGGCCACCTCGGCGCCCACGCCCGCGACGAGGGCACGCCCCTGACCCGCACGCCGGGGGCGGTCGTCTTCGCCCGGTCGGAGGCGGACGTGCTGGGGACGCTGGCCGTCGCACGGGAGCACGGCGTGCCCGTCACCCCGTGGGGCGCCGGGACGAGCCTGGAGGGGGCGGCCCTCCCCGTGCCGGGCGCCATCTCCCTCGACCTCACGGGCCTGGACGCCGTGGGCGAGGTGGACCCGGTGGGCTGGACGGTGACGGTGGGGCCGGGGATGCGGCGCCTGAATCTGAACCGCCGCCTGCGCCCGCACGGGCTGTTCTTCCCGGTGGACCCGGGGGCGGACGCCTCCTTGGGCGGCATGGCCGCCACGAACGCCAGCGGCACGACCACGGTGCGCTACGGGGGGATGCGTGAACACGTCGCCGCCCTGCGCGTGGCGCTGGTGGACGGGCGTGTCCTGACGCTGGGAAGCGCGGCCCGCAAGAGCAGTAGCGGGTACGCGCTCAAGGGGCTCTTCATCGGCTCGGAGGGGACCCTGGGCGTGATCACGTCCCTCACCCTGCGGCTGCACCCGCTGCCGCCCGCGACGGCGAGCGCCCAACTCGCGTTCCCGGACGTGGAGGCCGCCGTGGGGGCGAGCCTCACCCTGCGCGGGCTCGGCGTGCTGCCCGAGCGGCTGGAGTTCGTGGACGCGGCGACCGTGCGGGCGGTGAACCGCCACCGGGACCGCCGTGACCCCGAGGAACCGACCCTCTGGGTGGAGGTGGCGGGCCGTGACCGGGGGGACGTGGACGCGCAACTCGCCCTCGTGGCGGAGGCGGCGGGCCTGCACGGGGGTCAGGTGGTGGGGGAGGCCCGGACGCCCGAGGCGGCGGGGGCCCTGTGGGCGGCCCGGCACGGCGTGTACGACGCCCTGCGTGCCGCGTGGCCCGGGCACGCCACTCGCATCGGGGACGTGTGCGTGCCCCTCCCGGCGCTCGCGGGAACGGCGGCCCTCGCGCTGCGGCTGCTGGGCGAACGCGGCCTGACCGCCCCCCTGGTAGGGCACATCGGGGACGGCAACCTCCACCTGCTCATGCACGCCCCGCCGGACGACGCGGGGGCCTGGGCGCGCATCGACCACGTCCTGCACGCCCTCGCCGCACACGCCGTCGCGGTGGGGGGCACCTGCACGGGCGAACACGGGGTCGGGCTGCGCAAGCGGGCCTACCTCCGCGCCGAGCACGGGGACGCCCTCGACGTGATGCGCGACGTGAAGGCGCTGCTTGACCCCCGGGGGCTGCTCAACCCCGGCAAGGTGGTCGGTGATCCCGGCTGGGACCCTGTTCCCTCATCCTGA
- a CDS encoding MATE family efflux transporter gives MALTRLAGPVVVSQFASNALALISTAVIGRLGEAELAAAAYANATYYLLFMILVGVMLSVGPRAAQAHGAGDPAGVGRALRGGLRLALGLAALAFPLMWGVAALLPGLAPEGIRADLAATYLRVYALGMLPALTFTALRGTLEGTGRPRVVTAVALGGVALVSVLSPALAFGWGPLPRLGLVGAGVASAGAAWATTLALLPAALRAAPRPPGGTRGEVGALLRLGWPIGLTLGAEGGMFSVVSLLMAGFGPEALAGHNIALQVITAVFMIPLGLATATGIRVAHAAGAGDRAGARRAGLTGVGVAAGVMALFALLELLAPRLALGVFVDVDDPRNAALIATGTALLVIAALFQTLDGVQVTANAALRGLHDTRWPLLISLTSYWLVGLGVGALLAFPLGLGPRGLWFGLTAGLTTAAVLLLTRFLRRTEPGRR, from the coding sequence ATGGCCCTGACCCGGCTGGCGGGACCCGTGGTCGTGTCGCAGTTCGCCTCGAACGCCCTGGCGCTGATCAGCACGGCGGTGATCGGGCGGCTGGGGGAGGCGGAACTCGCGGCGGCGGCGTACGCGAACGCCACGTACTACCTCCTGTTCATGATCCTGGTGGGGGTGATGCTCTCGGTGGGCCCCCGAGCCGCGCAGGCGCACGGGGCGGGAGACCCGGCGGGCGTGGGCCGGGCGCTGCGGGGCGGGCTGCGGCTGGCCCTCGGGCTCGCGGCGCTCGCCTTTCCCCTGATGTGGGGCGTGGCGGCGCTCCTGCCGGGGCTCGCGCCGGAGGGCATCCGGGCCGACCTCGCCGCCACCTACCTGCGGGTGTACGCGCTGGGGATGCTTCCCGCGCTGACCTTCACCGCGCTGCGCGGCACGCTGGAGGGCACCGGGCGGCCCCGGGTGGTGACGGCGGTGGCGCTGGGCGGCGTGGCGCTCGTGAGCGTGCTCAGCCCGGCCCTCGCCTTCGGGTGGGGGCCCCTGCCCCGGCTGGGCCTGGTGGGGGCGGGGGTGGCGAGCGCGGGGGCGGCGTGGGCCACCACCCTTGCCCTGCTTCCCGCCGCGCTGCGGGCCGCGCCCCGCCCGCCGGGGGGAACGCGCGGGGAGGTGGGCGCCCTGCTGCGCCTGGGCTGGCCCATCGGCCTGACCCTCGGCGCCGAGGGCGGCATGTTCAGCGTGGTCTCGCTGCTGATGGCGGGCTTCGGCCCGGAGGCGCTCGCCGGGCACAACATCGCGTTGCAGGTCATCACGGCGGTGTTCATGATCCCGCTGGGGCTCGCCACCGCGACGGGCATCCGGGTCGCCCACGCGGCGGGGGCGGGGGACCGGGCGGGGGCACGCCGGGCCGGGCTGACGGGCGTGGGCGTAGCGGCAGGCGTGATGGCCCTGTTCGCCCTCCTCGAACTCCTCGCCCCCCGCCTGGCGCTCGGCGTCTTCGTGGACGTGGACGACCCGCGCAACGCGGCCCTGATCGCCACGGGCACGGCCCTGCTCGTCATTGCCGCCCTGTTCCAGACGCTCGACGGGGTGCAGGTCACCGCGAACGCCGCCCTGCGCGGCCTGCACGACACCCGCTGGCCGCTCCTGATCTCGCTGACCTCGTACTGGCTCGTGGGGCTTGGGGTGGGGGCGCTCCTCGCCTTTCCCCTCGGGCTGGGGCCGCGCGGCCTGTGGTTCGGGCTGACGGCGGGGCTGACGACGGCGGCGGTGCTGCTCCTCACGCGCTTCCTGCGCCGCACGGAACCGGGGCGCAGGTGA